The following are encoded in a window of Kogia breviceps isolate mKogBre1 chromosome 10, mKogBre1 haplotype 1, whole genome shotgun sequence genomic DNA:
- the C10H6orf226 gene encoding uncharacterized protein C6orf226 homolog — MEPSGSQKGPGAAPAPADSASASVTLAQLLQLVQQGRGLPGLERRHVVATLGEPTASRLPRRPKPWEASGSADAPAPPFQTRGQRPDDAPYGQRTLLEEPGSGEAATAPS, encoded by the coding sequence ATGGAGCCCTCCGGCAGTCAGAAGGGGCCTGGCGCGGCTCCTGCACCCGCGGACTCAGCCTCGGCCTCGGTGACCCTGGCGCAGCTCCTGCAGCTGGTCCAGCAGGGCCGGGGTCTCCCCGGCCTGGAGAGGCGCCACGTCGTGGCGACCCTCGGCGAACCCACGGCGTCCCGGCTCCCGCGGAGGCCCAAGCCCTGGGAGGCCTCGGGCTCCGCCGACGCCCCCGCGCCGCCCTTCCAGACCCGGGGCCAGAGGCCCGACGACGCTCCCTATGGGCAGAGGACCCTCCTGGAAGAACCTGGCTCCGGGGAGGCTGCGACAGCGCCTTCCTAG